One part of the Cystobacter ferrugineus genome encodes these proteins:
- a CDS encoding HEAT repeat domain-containing protein, translating to MAQVQPDNSPSADPVTDPAVQEKVESARQVASQLLKGIKQIGMYRHNEAKFPEFLARTHEALTAHTEKHGALLIKVEQQNFMTYGEPLFAEDTPLPYKFFRDGIRQLILRPGLSIEELVTFTLIALSEPERGAEDVLAQLWRSGLEHLEYVVVEGFRMDEVSEEEVEVEVDRVVGYLYSRLKTSSEDYLRFARVNAEDLDSKLDGVEQMRGLVVAGTYASDELKARLQREISEEEGARLFPKLVSAIFLVIEGGVEDRELLEEIFVQLLDAMLIQDDYGTINQMLLKMRALAQRAPGGEIERLVSYFTQKMGDEQRVMRLAEMLKATRPRNPVDIHRYIQALDSSAVFALLSALETIDIPENRLLMCDALARFAQDNPHPFVQRLESERPQTVRDMVYILEKSDHPERVKMFGLVMLNKNLAVKLEVMNIIARGRTTEARKLILDALNDPAAQVRMLAARLLPEFDRDRAYMDLMRLMREASFDKKSLEERTACYAALGSTALPGAISLMLQTLSVKPTLLNKKKVLEDKLLAVTGLAAACSIPGYKALQGVVEDKTQPIEVLTAARKAMYQTKKTLFGETTASEEA from the coding sequence ATGGCTCAGGTCCAGCCCGATAACAGCCCGTCCGCGGATCCCGTGACGGATCCCGCCGTCCAGGAGAAGGTGGAGTCCGCGCGCCAGGTCGCCTCCCAGCTCCTCAAGGGCATCAAGCAGATCGGCATGTACCGGCACAACGAGGCGAAGTTCCCCGAGTTCCTCGCGCGGACGCACGAGGCGCTCACCGCGCACACCGAGAAGCACGGCGCGCTGCTCATCAAGGTGGAGCAGCAGAACTTCATGACGTACGGCGAGCCGCTGTTCGCCGAGGACACGCCGCTGCCCTACAAGTTCTTCCGCGACGGCATCCGCCAGCTCATCCTCCGGCCGGGCTTGAGCATCGAGGAGCTGGTGACGTTCACGCTCATCGCCCTGTCCGAGCCCGAGCGGGGCGCCGAGGACGTCCTCGCGCAGCTCTGGCGCTCGGGCCTGGAGCACCTCGAGTACGTGGTGGTCGAGGGCTTCCGGATGGACGAGGTGAGCGAGGAGGAGGTCGAGGTCGAGGTCGACCGGGTCGTGGGCTACCTCTACTCGCGCCTCAAGACGAGTTCGGAGGACTACCTGCGCTTCGCGCGCGTGAACGCGGAGGACCTGGACTCCAAGCTGGATGGCGTGGAGCAGATGCGCGGCCTGGTGGTGGCGGGCACCTATGCCTCGGACGAGCTGAAGGCCCGGCTGCAGCGGGAGATCTCCGAGGAGGAAGGCGCCCGGCTGTTCCCCAAGCTGGTGAGCGCCATCTTCCTCGTCATCGAGGGAGGCGTGGAGGACCGGGAGCTGCTCGAGGAGATCTTCGTGCAGCTCCTGGACGCCATGCTCATCCAGGACGACTACGGCACCATCAACCAGATGCTGCTCAAGATGCGCGCCCTGGCGCAGCGCGCGCCCGGGGGGGAGATCGAGCGGCTGGTGAGCTACTTCACCCAGAAGATGGGGGACGAGCAGCGGGTGATGCGGCTGGCGGAGATGCTCAAGGCGACGCGCCCGCGCAACCCGGTGGACATCCACCGCTACATCCAGGCGCTGGACAGCTCGGCGGTCTTCGCGCTGCTCAGCGCGCTGGAGACGATCGACATCCCGGAGAACCGGCTGCTCATGTGCGACGCGCTGGCACGATTCGCCCAGGACAACCCCCACCCCTTCGTGCAGCGCCTGGAGTCCGAGCGGCCCCAGACGGTGCGGGACATGGTCTACATCCTGGAGAAGAGCGATCACCCGGAGCGGGTGAAGATGTTCGGCCTGGTGATGCTCAACAAGAACCTCGCGGTGAAGCTGGAGGTGATGAACATCATCGCCCGGGGCCGCACCACCGAGGCGCGCAAGCTCATCCTCGACGCGCTCAACGATCCGGCCGCCCAGGTGCGCATGCTGGCCGCCCGGCTGCTGCCGGAGTTCGATCGGGACCGCGCCTACATGGACTTGATGCGGCTGATGCGCGAGGCGAGCTTCGACAAGAAGAGCCTCGAGGAGCGCACGGCCTGCTACGCCGCGCTGGGCTCCACGGCGCTGCCGGGCGCCATCTCGCTGATGTTGCAGACGTTGTCGGTGAAGCCCACGCTGCTCAACAAGAAGAAGGTGCTGGAGGACAAGCTGCTGGCGGTGACGGGGCTGGCGGCCGCCTGTTCCATCCCCGGGTACAAGGCCCTGCAGGGCGTGGTGGAGGACAAGACCCAGCCCATCGAGGTCCTCACCGCCGCGCGCAAGGCGATGTACCAGACGAAGAAGACGTTGTTCGGCGAGACGACCGCGTCCGAGGAGGCGTGA